Proteins encoded within one genomic window of Cellulomonas flavigena DSM 20109:
- the recD gene encoding exodeoxyribonuclease V subunit alpha gives MSEVTQPRAAAAAPGPDTGDPRRPWRAGPLLTTFADAGVLTSADVRVAERLGDLTGEDDPTVHLAAALAVRAVRAGSVCVDLADAPSLVAEGSPDDPDAPLPAGTLPWPDTAAWTAAVRGSGMVADGVDGPADRPVRWVDGRVYLDRYWRDEQVVRRDVDARLTSLLDVDDDALRRAVHARFPRAQDARQRVAAATAAVSRLTVLTGGPGTGKTTTVARLVAVLRDVAGPGLRIALAAPTGKAATRLQEAVNAELARLDDAAVGGTVAAPGAARPLTASTIHRLLGWRPSSTRFAHDHAHRLPHDVVVLDEASMVSLPLLARVLDALRPDARLVLVGDPDQLASVEVGAVLGDLVARPTRSGPLPARLAALLPDDVPGTATSADDTRDAAALHGGVVRLVVTHRFGHELAELADAVRRGDADATLALLRAGGAHASLVEPAAEVPTEDEVPGLRGDVSATGARLVAAARAGDTAGALEALGVHRLLLAHRRGPAGVARWAALAQRWVEKTVGDLQPGPLSLGRPLLVTVNDRTTGLSNGDIGVLVSDGAGGVVAAFGESHAPRLVRPHRLPAVETVHAMTVHRAQGSQFTFVTVLLPPASSPLLTRELLYTAVTRAQEHVRVVGSAEAVRRAVERPVRRASGLRFAR, from the coding sequence GTGAGCGAGGTGACGCAGCCGCGCGCTGCCGCCGCGGCGCCGGGGCCGGACACCGGCGACCCGCGCCGCCCGTGGCGCGCGGGTCCGCTGCTGACGACGTTCGCCGACGCCGGGGTGCTGACGTCCGCCGACGTGCGCGTCGCGGAGCGCCTGGGCGACCTCACGGGCGAGGACGACCCGACGGTCCACCTGGCGGCCGCGCTCGCCGTACGGGCGGTGCGCGCCGGCTCGGTGTGCGTCGACCTGGCCGACGCACCGTCCCTGGTCGCCGAGGGCTCCCCCGACGACCCCGACGCGCCCCTGCCGGCCGGCACGCTGCCCTGGCCCGACACGGCCGCGTGGACGGCCGCCGTGCGCGGCAGCGGCATGGTCGCCGACGGTGTCGACGGCCCGGCCGACCGGCCGGTGCGGTGGGTCGACGGGCGCGTGTACCTCGACCGGTACTGGCGCGACGAGCAGGTCGTGCGGCGCGACGTCGACGCGCGCCTGACGTCGCTGCTCGACGTCGACGACGACGCGCTGCGCCGGGCCGTGCACGCGCGGTTCCCTCGTGCGCAGGACGCGCGGCAGCGCGTGGCCGCCGCGACGGCCGCGGTGTCGCGCCTCACGGTGCTCACCGGCGGCCCGGGCACCGGCAAGACGACGACCGTGGCGCGGCTCGTCGCCGTGCTGCGCGATGTGGCCGGGCCGGGCCTGCGGATCGCGCTGGCCGCGCCGACCGGCAAGGCCGCGACCCGGCTGCAGGAGGCGGTGAACGCCGAGCTCGCCCGGCTCGACGACGCCGCCGTGGGCGGGACCGTGGCGGCTCCGGGCGCGGCCCGGCCGCTGACCGCCTCGACGATCCACCGTCTGCTGGGGTGGCGCCCGTCGAGCACGCGGTTCGCACACGACCACGCACACCGGCTCCCCCACGACGTCGTGGTGCTCGACGAGGCGTCAATGGTGTCCCTGCCGCTGCTGGCGCGCGTGCTGGACGCGCTGCGCCCGGACGCGCGGCTCGTGCTCGTCGGCGACCCGGACCAGCTCGCGTCCGTCGAGGTCGGGGCGGTGCTCGGCGACCTCGTCGCTCGCCCCACGCGGTCCGGTCCGCTGCCCGCACGCCTCGCGGCGCTGCTGCCGGACGACGTGCCGGGGACTGCGACGAGCGCCGACGACACCCGCGACGCCGCGGCCCTGCACGGCGGCGTCGTGCGCCTGGTCGTCACGCACCGGTTCGGGCACGAGCTCGCGGAGCTCGCCGACGCGGTGCGCCGAGGTGACGCGGACGCGACGCTCGCGCTGCTGCGGGCCGGCGGGGCGCACGCGTCGCTGGTCGAGCCCGCGGCCGAGGTGCCGACGGAGGACGAGGTGCCCGGGCTGCGGGGGGACGTCAGCGCGACGGGCGCGCGTCTCGTCGCCGCGGCCCGCGCGGGCGACACGGCAGGAGCGCTGGAGGCGCTCGGGGTGCACCGCCTGCTGCTCGCGCACCGCCGCGGGCCGGCCGGGGTCGCACGCTGGGCGGCGCTCGCGCAGCGCTGGGTCGAGAAGACGGTCGGCGACCTGCAGCCGGGGCCTCTCTCGCTCGGTCGCCCCCTGCTCGTCACCGTCAACGACCGCACGACCGGGCTGTCGAACGGCGACATCGGCGTCCTGGTCTCCGACGGTGCCGGTGGGGTGGTCGCGGCGTTCGGGGAGTCGCACGCCCCGCGCCTCGTGCGCCCGCACCGGCTGCCTGCCGTGGAGACGGTGCACGCGATGACGGTGCACCGCGCGCAGGGCAGCCAGTTCACGTTCGTCACCGTGCTGCTGCCGCCCGCGTCGTCGCCGCTGCTCACGCGCGAGCTGCTGTACACCGCGGTCACCCGCGCGCAGGAGCACGTGCGCGTCGTCGGGTCCGCGGAGGCCGTCCGCCGGGCCGTCGAGCGTCCGGTTCGCCGTGCGAGCGGCCTGCGCTTCGCGCGCTGA
- a CDS encoding IS30 family transposase has protein sequence MVTVDDRVEILAGLRAKESLRSIARRIGRDASVVSREVARNSLKTRGYQLVHADNTAAARRRRPQVGKIAADEVLSARVLADLKHSRTPRQIAGRLRREADDDTVGLMNGSVPAHGKVVSHEAIYRYIYALPKGELARHGIMLRTKRTRRRPRRDLGERGAPIVGMTSIEARPDIADRRVPGHWEGDLIIGAHGRTAAATLVERTTRFTVLLALQHGKDSTALADTLIETVTGLPAMMRQSLTWDQGTEMARHGHLTLATDLPVYFAHPRSPWERGTNENTNGLIREYLPKGTTIPTHQPYLTSIAEELNERPRAALGFLTPREAFERLLVASTD, from the coding sequence ATGGTGACGGTCGATGACAGGGTCGAGATCCTGGCGGGGCTACGCGCGAAGGAGTCGTTGCGCTCGATCGCGCGGCGGATCGGTCGGGACGCCTCGGTCGTCTCCCGGGAGGTCGCTCGGAACTCGTTGAAGACCCGCGGGTACCAGCTCGTCCATGCCGACAACACCGCCGCGGCCCGTCGCCGGCGTCCGCAGGTCGGCAAGATCGCCGCCGACGAGGTGTTGTCCGCGCGGGTCCTGGCGGACCTGAAGCACTCGCGCACACCCCGGCAGATCGCCGGACGCTTGCGCCGCGAGGCCGACGACGACACCGTGGGCCTGATGAACGGTTCGGTGCCCGCGCACGGCAAGGTCGTGTCCCACGAGGCGATCTACCGGTACATCTACGCCCTGCCCAAGGGTGAGCTCGCCCGGCACGGGATCATGCTGCGCACCAAGCGCACCCGCCGTCGTCCGCGTCGTGATCTGGGCGAACGTGGTGCCCCGATCGTGGGGATGACCAGCATCGAGGCCCGTCCGGACATCGCCGACCGGCGGGTGCCCGGGCACTGGGAAGGTGACCTGATCATCGGCGCGCACGGCAGGACCGCCGCGGCGACCCTGGTCGAGCGCACCACCCGGTTCACGGTCCTGCTCGCACTGCAGCACGGCAAGGACTCGACCGCGCTGGCCGACACCCTCATCGAGACCGTCACCGGACTGCCCGCGATGATGCGCCAGTCCCTGACCTGGGACCAGGGCACCGAGATGGCCCGCCACGGGCACCTGACCCTGGCCACCGACCTGCCGGTCTACTTCGCCCACCCCCGCTCACCATGGGAACGCGGCACGAACGAGAACACCAACGGTCTGATCCGCGAGTACCTGCCCAAGGGCACCACGATCCCCACCCACCAGCCCTACCTGACCTCGATCGCCGAAGAACTCAACGAACGACCCCGCGCAGCACTCGGGTTCCTCACACCCCGCGAAGCCTTCGAACGACTCCTCGTTGCTTCCACGGATTGA
- a CDS encoding AraC family transcriptional regulator, which translates to MTVVAPVAPPAGPTDLVGESLHRLRVAGVFYCRTEAAGVWSVDMPAFGDCLTFHVVTAGEVHVAVPGADPVLLRAGDLALVPHGRGHVLASDLAAPSLGRVDLLPQDYLTETYSVLRHDGDGPRASLLCGVLSVDGPAARPLLDLLPAVVDVPGESAPWVSRTLELMTAELAHLRPGGEAVLTRLADVVVIQAVRAWLDAQDPATGWLGGLRDPYVGAALAAVHRDPAHPWTLAALARVSAMSRSAFAARFTQVVGVPVMQYVTSWRMRVATDRLARGDALAHVATAVGYESTAGFSRTFSRVTGRSPGSVRRIAGSLGPGVPGT; encoded by the coding sequence ATGACCGTCGTCGCGCCCGTCGCGCCGCCTGCCGGCCCCACGGACCTGGTCGGGGAGTCCCTGCACCGGCTGCGCGTCGCCGGCGTCTTCTACTGCCGGACCGAGGCCGCGGGGGTGTGGTCGGTCGACATGCCGGCGTTCGGTGACTGCCTCACCTTCCACGTCGTCACCGCCGGCGAGGTCCATGTCGCCGTGCCCGGCGCCGATCCCGTGCTGCTGCGTGCCGGTGACCTCGCGCTCGTGCCGCACGGCCGCGGCCACGTCCTGGCCAGCGACCTCGCCGCACCGTCCCTCGGCCGCGTCGACCTGCTGCCACAGGACTACCTCACCGAGACGTACTCGGTGCTGCGGCACGACGGCGACGGGCCGCGCGCGTCGCTGCTGTGCGGGGTGCTGAGCGTCGACGGGCCCGCAGCGCGCCCGCTGCTCGACCTGCTGCCCGCGGTCGTCGACGTGCCGGGGGAGTCGGCGCCGTGGGTGAGCCGCACGCTCGAGCTCATGACGGCCGAGCTCGCCCACCTGCGCCCCGGCGGCGAGGCCGTGCTGACGCGGCTCGCGGACGTCGTCGTCATCCAGGCCGTCCGCGCGTGGCTCGACGCGCAGGACCCGGCCACCGGGTGGCTCGGCGGCCTGCGCGACCCGTACGTCGGCGCCGCGCTCGCCGCGGTCCACCGCGACCCGGCGCACCCCTGGACGCTCGCGGCCCTCGCGCGGGTCTCGGCGATGTCCCGCTCGGCGTTCGCCGCCCGGTTCACGCAGGTCGTCGGCGTGCCCGTGATGCAGTACGTGACGTCGTGGCGCATGCGCGTCGCGACCGACCGCCTCGCGCGGGGCGACGCTCTCGCGCACGTCGCCACTGCGGTCGGTTACGAGTCGACGGCCGGGTTCAGCAGGACGTTCTCGCGTGTCACGGGCCGCTCGCCGGGCAGCGTGCGGCGCATCGCAGGGAGCCTGGGTCCGGGGGTGCCGGGCACGTGA
- a CDS encoding NAD(P)-dependent oxidoreductase produces the protein MHVLVVGATGGSGRAAVAELTARGHTVTALSRHASALTGPGVRGVGGDATDPAVVDALVAGQDAVVVTLGISETPVRVRLRGPVGTPADVRSRGTRVVVDAMRRHGVRRLVVQTSYGVGSTRSLLPFTTRLVFALLLAPQIADTERQATLVHTSGLDWVEVQPVNLVDTDLPGAAFTSTTGEQRGLTVSRTQVGQVLADAVETDAHVGRTVSVSHDTAVRAAA, from the coding sequence ATGCACGTCCTCGTCGTCGGTGCCACCGGCGGGTCCGGCCGCGCCGCGGTCGCCGAGCTCACCGCCCGCGGCCACACCGTCACCGCGCTCTCGCGCCACGCGTCCGCCCTCACCGGGCCCGGCGTGCGGGGCGTCGGCGGCGACGCCACCGACCCCGCCGTCGTCGACGCGCTCGTCGCCGGGCAGGACGCGGTGGTCGTCACACTCGGCATCAGCGAGACCCCCGTGCGCGTCCGGCTGCGCGGGCCCGTCGGCACACCCGCCGACGTCCGCTCGCGCGGCACCCGCGTCGTCGTCGACGCGATGCGACGGCACGGCGTGCGCCGGCTCGTCGTCCAGACGTCCTACGGCGTCGGCTCCACCCGCTCGCTGCTGCCGTTCACGACGCGGCTCGTCTTCGCCCTGCTGCTGGCCCCGCAGATCGCCGACACCGAGCGGCAGGCGACCCTCGTGCACACCAGCGGGCTCGACTGGGTCGAGGTCCAGCCCGTCAACCTCGTCGACACCGACCTGCCGGGGGCCGCGTTCACGTCGACCACCGGCGAGCAGCGCGGGCTGACGGTGTCACGCACCCAGGTCGGCCAGGTCCTCGCCGATGCCGTCGAGACGGACGCGCACGTCGGACGCACCGTGTCGGTATCCCACGACACCGCGGTGCGCGCCGCCGCGTGA
- a CDS encoding acyltransferase family protein encodes MSTSATIPGTATRSVGIDLVRVVAVVAIVLGHVWSEGPFRTVVHLWHVPVFFLLSGYLWRSGRPLGDEVRRRARTLLVPYVAWLVIILAVVVVIALARGEGLPLGAARSALLGGAYATRPFSAFWFVTALFVAVVLYRVLDRGPWWVRWVGALIGLTLGYVAGDVLTRVPLSIGLALPCLVFVAAGHELARWRPRLPERATVPVGLGLVAVGAVAVATGLAGLVDLKRADLGTPVVSVVVAVLVSTGLVLLAEAAARHVPEAAGRTVVALAATALLVVLTHAVVLWLLGTPPQGRALDAALALVLPWALGLALLRVPAAAPVLLGGAAARPARAPVG; translated from the coding sequence ATGAGCACGAGTGCGACGATTCCGGGCACCGCCACACGGTCGGTCGGCATCGACCTCGTCCGGGTGGTCGCGGTCGTCGCGATCGTCCTGGGTCACGTGTGGAGCGAGGGTCCGTTCCGCACGGTCGTCCACCTGTGGCACGTGCCGGTGTTCTTCCTGCTCTCGGGCTACCTGTGGCGCTCCGGGCGGCCGCTGGGGGACGAGGTGCGGCGGCGGGCGCGCACGCTGCTCGTGCCGTACGTGGCGTGGCTCGTCATCATCCTGGCGGTCGTCGTCGTGATCGCGCTGGCGCGTGGCGAGGGGCTGCCGCTCGGCGCGGCGCGCAGCGCGCTGCTCGGCGGCGCCTACGCGACGCGACCGTTCTCGGCGTTCTGGTTCGTCACCGCCCTGTTCGTCGCCGTCGTGCTGTACCGGGTCCTCGACCGGGGGCCGTGGTGGGTGCGGTGGGTGGGCGCCCTAATCGGGCTCACGCTCGGGTACGTTGCGGGCGACGTGCTCACCCGGGTCCCGCTGTCGATCGGGCTCGCGCTGCCGTGCCTGGTGTTCGTCGCCGCGGGGCACGAGCTGGCGCGGTGGCGCCCGCGCCTGCCCGAGCGCGCGACGGTCCCCGTGGGCCTGGGGCTCGTCGCGGTCGGGGCCGTCGCCGTCGCGACGGGCCTGGCCGGCCTCGTCGACCTCAAGCGGGCGGACCTCGGCACCCCCGTGGTCAGCGTCGTGGTCGCCGTCCTCGTCAGCACCGGCCTGGTGCTGCTGGCCGAGGCCGCGGCGCGCCACGTCCCGGAGGCCGCCGGACGCACCGTCGTCGCGCTCGCCGCCACCGCGCTGCTCGTGGTGCTGACGCACGCCGTCGTGCTGTGGCTGCTGGGCACGCCGCCGCAGGGACGCGCCCTCGACGCCGCGCTCGCGCTCGTCCTGCCGTGGGCGCTGGGGCTCGCGCTGCTGCGTGTCCCAGCAGCTGCGCCCGTGCTGCTGGGCGGTGCCGCGGCGCGTCCGGCCCGCGCTCCCGTCGGCTGA
- a CDS encoding Fur family transcriptional regulator: MIGQRVTRQRVAITELLEDVDEFRSAQQIHQMLQERGQEIGLATVYRTLNAMVEQGQLEVILQPTGEHTYLRCEPRSEHHHHLVCRTCGRTVDVAAPELEQLVEALAASHDFSDVQHSIEFLGTCRDCAGA, encoded by the coding sequence GTGATCGGACAACGGGTGACCCGGCAGCGGGTGGCCATCACGGAGCTGCTCGAGGACGTCGACGAGTTCCGCAGTGCGCAGCAGATCCACCAGATGCTGCAGGAGCGGGGCCAGGAGATCGGGCTGGCCACGGTCTACCGCACGCTCAACGCGATGGTCGAGCAGGGCCAGCTCGAGGTGATCCTGCAGCCCACGGGCGAGCACACGTACCTGCGCTGCGAGCCCCGCTCCGAGCACCACCACCACCTCGTGTGCCGCACGTGCGGACGCACCGTGGACGTCGCCGCCCCGGAGCTCGAGCAGCTCGTCGAGGCCCTGGCCGCGAGCCACGACTTCAGCGACGTCCAGCACTCCATCGAGTTCCTCGGCACCTGCCGCGACTGCGCCGGCGCCTGA